Proteins encoded within one genomic window of Kibdelosporangium phytohabitans:
- a CDS encoding DEAD/DEAH box helicase, whose amino-acid sequence MVSRLLPAQQLFDLVVFDEASQVEPQDSMTSIMRGTQLVVAGDERQLPPSAWLRTALSGGDSDDEDGEGADTPQVRDFESILACLSAFIPNTRMLEWHYRSQDERLIAFSNKAFYRGKLITFPGCQAVSPLSLHQVDGRVAPGRDGSADAEVDKVIELVLTHARSNPEDTLGIITMGSPHAKRLELALRRANANHDELAEFSARMQGAGRRLFVKSIEPERTSGAAKVSAVVPCGALVVRSGRGPLARVVGLLGLQVLDQQADLLGQRFQVSVVAFGPLA is encoded by the coding sequence ACAGCTGTTCGACCTGGTTGTCTTCGACGAGGCAAGCCAGGTGGAACCACAGGACTCGATGACCTCCATCATGCGCGGCACGCAACTCGTCGTCGCGGGAGACGAGCGCCAACTGCCGCCCAGTGCCTGGTTGCGCACCGCTCTCAGCGGTGGCGATTCAGACGACGAGGACGGCGAGGGCGCCGATACCCCTCAAGTCCGAGATTTCGAGTCCATCCTCGCCTGCCTGAGTGCCTTCATCCCGAACACCCGGATGCTGGAGTGGCACTACCGCAGTCAGGACGAGCGGCTGATCGCCTTCTCCAACAAGGCTTTCTACCGGGGCAAGCTCATCACCTTCCCCGGTTGCCAGGCAGTGAGCCCTCTGTCGTTGCACCAGGTCGACGGCCGAGTGGCGCCCGGGCGTGACGGGTCTGCCGACGCCGAGGTGGACAAGGTCATCGAGCTGGTGCTGACGCACGCTCGCAGCAATCCCGAGGACACCCTCGGCATCATCACGATGGGCAGCCCGCACGCCAAGCGCCTCGAACTCGCCCTCCGGCGAGCCAATGCCAACCACGACGAACTGGCAGAGTTCAGCGCGCGCATGCAAGGGGCAGGGCGTCGCCTGTTCGTCAAAAGCATCGAGCCAGAAAGAACATCGGGTGCAGCGAAGGTATCGGCGGTTGTGCCATGTGGGGCGCTCGTGGTTCGGTCAGGAAGGGGCCCCCTTGCTCGTGTTGTTGGGCTGCTGGGTCTTCAGGTGTTGGACCAGCAGGCCGACCTGCTCGGTCAACGCTTCCAGGTGTCGGTTGTTGCGTTTGGCCCACTTGCGTGA